From Anopheles funestus chromosome 3RL, idAnoFuneDA-416_04, whole genome shotgun sequence, a single genomic window includes:
- the LOC125770153 gene encoding mRNA (2'-O-methyladenosine-N(6)-)-methyltransferase — MNDVGMNSKTENILPAAPSAWDQLANPSLAEQHQTQQQQQQQQHLHQAQSPQMQASSPTTVSAPLLTPTKTTPPDVAHIPSGVAPGAVPGAAVGANFNEELSPELTQQGWRKFWSKREGRPYFWNKLTGESLWEPPGLNRGPQQFDPLTDPLGICSNGPLPHPHNSYNNSHPSPHNHTLKRRASEDAQHSGHMPPGSGSGGGGGTGGPPPLKKYVLPGPWDLEVPTNVLIYERLPTTFPQPYPEVEALRGSLTMRLGKTYEDLCNKRESIAPPKDSFQRWLIERRIIDQGVDPLLPSQCQPEISPQMYREILRDIPIKIVKPKFTGDARKQLSRYCDAAKKIVERRGASEESKKIVKWNADEAYEWLRRTVGASYEDFQDRLAHLQRQCEPHIIATVRVSVEQLCAKLYHLSVQHARNIRERHAHILKEHGIPELTAPLQPPVTRKVWCYPVQFALPSPRMPQIDYINDRDHMVIKYTNSAVMAAPDTHVVNISHLQKLEQLYRYNCFDDKKFDFFIGRAYCMLKRYATFLGNNANPNQQEPELTQAALPAVVFECLHHHFNVTFECFASPLNCYFRQYCSAFGDTDSFFGSRGSFLDFKPVSGSFQVNPPYCEELIDASLQHIDRLLTDSVEPLSFIVFLQEWKDPPLKCLSKIEDSPYKRKQVVVMGMEHEYRHGLQHCIPKSEVNFKSIVGTMVVWLQNAAGYARWAPTEARVDALLEAFRPGRERDRDKATATAVPVQPSCSASASSPDVVTPGNSSGGEIAATGPGKPSTPATV, encoded by the exons ATGAATGACGTCGGAATGAACAGTAAAACCGAGAACATACTCCCGGCGGCTCCATCCGCTTGGGATCAATTGGCAAACCCTTCGCTGGCCGAGCAACATCAgacacaacagcagcagcagcagcagcaacacctaCATCAGGCTCAATCGCCTCAAATGCAAGCATCCAGTCCTACCACAGTCAGTGCACCTTTGCTAACGCCTACGAAAACAACACCACCCGATGTGGCCCACATACCATCGGGCGTTGCACCCGGTGCAGTACCCGGTGCTGCGGTAGGTGCCAACTTCAATGAGGAACTGTCCCCCGAGCTTACCCAGCAAGGCTGGCGCAAATTTTGGTCCAAACGGGAAGGGCGACCATACTTCTGGAACAAGCTGACCGGTGAATCGCTCTGGGAACCGCCCGGTCTAAACCGTGGACCGCAGCAGTTCGATCCGCTAACGGATCCGCTCGGTATCTGTAGCAATGGGCCGCTTCCACATCCGCACAACAGTTACAACAATTCTCACCCATCGCCTCACAACCACACGCTGAAACGACGTGCCTCGGAGGATGCGCAGCATTCCGGCCATATGCCACCGGGAAGCGggagtggtggtggtggtggcactgGTGGGCCTCCTCCGCTGAAAAAGTACGTCCTGCCCGGCCCGTGGGATCTAGAAGTACCTACGAACGTGTTGATTTACGAACGGTTACCCACTACCTTTCCGCAACCCTACCCGGAGGTGGAAGCACTCCGTGGTTCGCTCACGATGCGATTGGGCAAAACGTACGAGGATCTGTGCAATAAGCGAGAATCGATCGCACCGCCGAAAGATTCCTTCCAACGGTGGCTCATCGAGCGGCGTATCATCGACCAGGGCGTTGATCCGTTGCTGCCGAGCCAGTGCCAACCGGAAATCTCACCCCAGATGTATCGCGAAATATTGCGCGACATTCCGATCAAGATCGTGAAGCCGAAGTTTACCGGTGACGCACGGAAGCAACTTTCGCGGTACTGTGACGCGGCGAAAAAGATCGTCGAACGGCGGGGCGCCAGTGAGGAGAGCAAAAAGATCGTCAAGTGGAATGCGGACGAAGCGTACGAATGGTTGCGGCGAACGGTGGGCGCTAGCTACGAGGACTTCCAGGATCGGCTCGCGCATCTCCAACGCCAATGCGAACCGCACATCATCGCAACGGTGCGCGTCAGTGTGGAGCAGCTGTGTGCCAAGCTGTATCATCTTTCGGTACAGCACGCGCGCAACATCCGCGAACGACACGCACACATCCTGAAGGAGCACGGCATCCCGGAGCTGACGGCACCGCTGCAACCGCCCGTCACGCGCAAGGTTTGGTGCTATCCGGTGCAGTTTGCGTTACCCTCGCCGCGTATGCCCCAGATCGACTACATTAACGATCGTGACCATATGGTGATCAAGTACACGAACTCGGCAGTAATGGCGGCACCGGACACGCACGTAGTGAACATATCGCACCTGCAGAAGCTGGAGCAACTGTACCGGTACAACTGTTTCGATGATAAAaagttcgattttttcatcGGCCGGGCGTACTGTATGCTGAAACGGTATGCCACCTTTCTGGGGAACAATGCGAACCCGAACCAGCAGGAACCGGAGCTAACGCAGGCCGCCCTGCCGGCGGTTGTGTTCGAGTGTTTGCACCATCACTTCAACGTAACGTTCGAATGTTTTGCCAGCCCGCTGAACTGCTACTTTCGGCAGTACTGTTCAGCGTTCGGTGATACGGATTCATTTTTCGGCTCGAGAGGTTCGTTTCTCGACTTCAAACCGGTGTCCGGTTCGTTCCAGGTGAATCCACCGTACTGTGAGGAATTGATCGACGCCAGTCTGCAGCACATTGATCGCTTGCTAACTGATTCGGTCGAACCGTTAAG TTTCATCGTGTTTCTTCAAGAATGGAAAGATCCACCATTGAAATGTTTGTCCAAAATCGAAGACAGTCCGTACAAACGCAAACAGGTGGTTGTGATGGGTATGGAGCATGAGTATCGCCACGGGCTGCAGCATTGTATACCAAA ATCGGAAGTGAACTTTAAGAGTATCGTCGGTACGATGGTGGTGTGGTTACAAAATGCGGCCGGGTACGCACGATGGGCCCCCACCGAGGCGCGTGTCGACGCACTGCTGGAAGCATTCCGTCCGGGTCGCGAGCGTGATCGGGACAAGGCGACCGCTACTGCCGTACCTGTACAGCCGAGCTGTTCCGCCAGCGCAAGCTCACCCGACGTAGTAACGCCCGGTAACAGTAGTGGCGGCGAAATTGCGGCCACCGGGCCCGGTAAACCTTCGACGCCAGCCACGGTTTGA
- the LOC125770214 gene encoding 28S ribosomal protein S31, mitochondrial, with amino-acid sequence MFHIARAPLFRLHKPQSIRLLLSCNGFSSDSNAPGDGNDKPKPPPAPASKTGKSADEGNKSSAALNRLNELLAMMNADSELKLAKKVDLPRPKSKKKKEKKVDSDSDSDDEERPKDLAQATRKVATALGGDAKRTESELLAKLLGTTPGSAAGESNLTDIITGMVVDKNKKKEYTESDPTRSTLVKKSIDSKRAKQWRPTDDGDQSRGAVSPKERYERKRASPKQPPQTPGGPGSVKLFEEEPLGIFTDLASLKESSEKLHTWQKLNERELRLAVTHPPSNYFQKMALWTEQGKLWKFPINNEQGREAEAKVAFTEHVFLEEHLEPWCPKKGPIRHFMELVCVGLSKNHYITAQEKRDHICWYRDYFEQKKEILKDIIVAEGSGKTKEVEQ; translated from the exons ATGTTTCATATAGCTCGTGCCCCTTTGTTTAG ATTACATAAGCCACAAAGCATCCGGCTTTTGTTGTCCTGCAATGGATTTTCGTCCGATTCAAACGCACCGGGAGATGGTAACGATAAACCAAAGCCACCACCTGCTCCGGCAAGTAAAACCGGAAAAAGTGCAGATGAAGGAAATAAATCCTCTGCTGCCCTTAACCGGCTGAATGAACTGCTCGCTATGATGAACGCGGACAGTGAGTTGAAGCTCGCGAAGAAGGTAGATCTGCCGCGCCCAAagtcaaagaaaaagaaggagaaaaaagttGACTCAGACTCGGACTCTGACGACGAAGAGCGGCCCAAAGATCTCGCGCAGGCCACGCGCAAAGTGGCTACCGCCCTTGGCGGTGATGCAAAGCGCACAGAATCGGAACTGCTCGCAAAGTTGCTTGGGACGACACCGGGATCCGCAGCTGGTGAGAGCAACTTAACGGACATCATTACCGGTATGGTTgttgataaaaacaaaaagaaagaatacaCCGAAAGTGATCCAACACGAAGCACCCTGGTgaaaaaatcgatcgattcaaAGCGAGCAAAGCAATGGCGTCCGACGGATGATGGGGACCAGTCACGTGGGGCTGTCTCACCAAAGGAACGATACGAACGAAAGCGTGCCAGCCCGAAACAACCACCACAAACGCCCGGTGGTCCGGGAAGCGTGAAACTCTTCGAGGAGGAACCGTTGGGAATTTTTACCGATCTTGCTTCGCTCAAGGAAAGTTCCGAGAAGCTCCATACCTGGCAGAAGCTGAACGAGCGGGAATTACGATTAGCCGTAACGCATCCACCATCGAATTACTTCCAAAAGATGGCTCTCTGGACCGAACAGGGCAAACTTTGGAAGTTCCCCATCAACAATGAGCAGGGCCGGGAAGCCGAAGCGAAGGTCGCATTTACGGAGCACGTGTTCCTGGAGGAACATCTGGAACCGTGGTGCCCGAAGAAGGGTCCGATTCGACACTTTATGGAGCTGGTGTGTGTTGGGCTGTCGAAAAATCACTACATCACGGCACAGGAGAAGCGTGACCATATCTGCTGGTACCGAGATTATTTCGaacagaaaaaggaaatcctGAAGGACATTATCGTAGCGGAAGGTAGCGGTAAGACGAAGGAGGTTGAACAATAA
- the LOC125770138 gene encoding E3 ubiquitin-protein ligase mind-bomb, whose amino-acid sequence MACGSTSSTTSMELVPAGPTNVAAAARPSRFTMEGVGSRVIRGPDWKWGKQDGGEGHVGTVRNFESQEEVVVVWDNGTAANYRCAGAYDLRILDSAPTGIKHEGTMCDTCRQQPIFGIRWKCAECNNYDLCSICYHSDKHHLRHRFHRITTPGGEKTLLEPRRKSKKIAVRGIFPSSRVVRGVDWQWEDQDGGNGRRGKVNEIQDWSSASPRSAAYVVWDNGAKNLYRVGFEGMADLKVMNDAKGMTVYRDHLPLLGEYGPGRAPNNFQIGDQVTVDLDIEIVQSLQHGHGGWTDGMFECLSTTGTVVGIDEDHDIVVAYPSSHRWTFNPTVLTIVSSPMMMLTDNQPQQFAVGDFVKICSDLERIKILQRGHGEWAEAMVPTLGKVGRVQQVYHDNDLKVEVCNTSWTYNPLAVTKVASSSDGATAVTTNGERLSAILKKLFEPHTSGDTTEELVKAAANGDKAKVEKFLTGTTEQNVTPSSSSMGEAQPVVKVDVNGVFAGHTALQAASQNGHLEVIEVLLRHSADVEIEDKDGDRAVHHAAFGDEPGVMGMLAKAGADLNARNKRRQTALHIAVNKGHFNVVKTLLELNCHPSLQDSEGDTPLHDAISKEHDNMLALLLDNGADITLTNNNGFNALHHAALKGNPSAMKVLLTKTNRLWIVEEKKDDGYTALHLAALNNHVEIAELLVRMGKANMDCQNVNLQTALHLAVERQHVQIVKLLVREGANLNILDKDGDTPLHEALRHHTLSQLRQLQDVEGFGKILMGLRNNTDKKASASIACFLAANGADLTVKNRKLQTPLDLCPDPNLCKTLIKCYNERKTDDMDMIAASGVGVGTSMQPNVMRAGLRTNGGEPTASTSGSGCNPGTSGISAGGLNHAQIDATLLMGLSKMSIQPSAAGEANTNVSVNHSASGSGAVVGGSSGPLDECLLCSDQKRDTVFKPCGHVVCCENCGPRIKKCLICRESVLSREKIDECLVCSDRKASVFFKPCGHMVACEHCAPIMKKCVQCRTQLEQMVPLSVCSGGQGSVINIQHHVDDGKKDLLHNHNASQQQQQQLLQGTNKAGLGVAMNNTMSPNASSMAGVSAGVLGNNGLLAGGGGGAGGAGGCGSSSSNNTTPLTTTNNTSVASGVAPNNLNLVDDFQKLQQQLQDIKEQTMCPVCFDRIKNMVFLCGHGTCQMCGDQIDGCPICRKTVEKRILLF is encoded by the exons ATGGCCTGTGGTAGTACCTCATCGACAACGAGCATGGAATTGGTTCCGGCGGGTCCAACGAATGTCGCAGCCGCAGCACGACCTTCACGCTTCACGATGGAAGGTGTTGGGTCACGGGTCATCCGTGGACCGGACTGGAAATGGGGCAAGCAG GATGGCGGCGAGGGACATGTCGGTACGGTGCGCAACTTTGAGTCGCAGGAGGAGGTGGTCGTTGTTTGGGATAATGGAACCGCGGCCAACTATCGGTGTGCCGGTGCGTACGATCTGCGCATACTGGACAGTGCACCGACGGGCATTAAGCACGAAGGTACGATGTGTGACACGTGCCGGCAGCAACCCATTTTCGGCATTCGTTGGAAGTGTGCCGAGTGTAACAACTACGACCTGTGCTCGATCTGTTATCACAGCGACAAGCATCACTTGAGGCACCGGTTCCACCGTATCACCACCCCGGGTGGTGAGAAAACGTTGCTGGAACCGCGCCGAAAGTCAAAGAAAATAGCCGTCCGTGGAATATTTCCGAGCTCGCGCGTTGTGCGGGGCGTCGATTGGCAGTGGGAGGATCAGGACGGTGGTAACGGGCGGCGCGGTAAGGTGAACGAAATCCAAGACTGGTCATCGGCTTCACCGCGTTCGGCCGCATATGTTGTGTGGGACAATGGAGCAAAAAATTTGTACCGCGTCGGATTCGAAGGTATGGCCGATCTAAAGGTAATGAACGATGCTAAGGGTATGACCGTGTACCGCGATCATCTACCACTGTTGGGCGAGTATGGACCAGGCCGGGCTCCGAACAACTTCCAGATCGGCGATCAGGTAACGGTGGATCTGGACATTGAGATCGTACAGTCGCTACAGCATGGACACGGCGGATGGACGGATGGCATGTTCGAGTGTCTTAGCACAACCGGTACGGTGGTGGGCATTGACGAGGACCATGACATTGTGGTCGCCTATCCTAGCTCGCACCGTTGGACATTCAATCCGACCGTGCTAACGATCGTTTCCTCACCAATGATGATGCTAACCGACAACCAGCCGCAACAGTTCGCGGTTGGTGATTTCGTGAAGATTTGTAGCGATCTGGAACGCATCAAAATTCTGCAGCGCGGACATGGCGAATGGGCGGAGGCGATGGTACCG ACACTTGGAAAAGTGGGTCGTGTTCAACAAGTGTATCATGACAACGATCTGAAGGTGGAAGTTTGCAACACATCCTGGACCTATAATCCACTTGCCGTGACAAAAGTT GCTTCTTCCTCCGATGGTGCTACTGCTGTGACAACGAACGGCGAGCGTCTTTCGGCGATACTGAAGAAGCTCTTCGAACCGCACACATCGGGCGATACCACCGAAGAGTTGGTAAAAGCCGCCGCCAACGGTGACAAAGCGAAGGTGGAAAAGTTTCTTACCGGTACGACCGAACAGAATGTGACGCCATCGTCCTCCAGCATGGGCGAAGCACAGCCAGTCGTGAAGGTCGATGTGAATGGTGTGTTTGCGGGACATACTGCCCTGCAAGCAGCAAGCCAGAATGGACATCTCGAGGTGATCGAGGTACTGCTCCGACACAGCGCCGATGTCGAGATCGAGGATAAGGACGGCGATAGAGCCGTGCATCATGCAGCATTCGGTGATGAACCGGGCGTTATGGGCATGCTGGCGAAAGCCGGTGCTGATCTGAACGCACGAAACAAACGCCGTCAAACGGCGCTTCACATCGCTGTGAACAAGGGACACTTTAATGTGGTAAAAACGCTGCTAGAGCTAAACTGTCATCCGAGCTTGCAGGATTCGGAAGGTGATACGCCACTGCATGATGCGATCTCGAAGGAGCACGATAACATGCTCGCACTGTTGCTCGATAACGGTGCGGACATAACGCTCACCAATAACAATGGCTTCAACGCGTTGCATCACGCAGCGCTGAAGGGAAATCCTAGTGCGATGAAAGTTTTGCTGACGAAAACGAACCGTCTGTGGATCgtggaggagaaaaaagatGATGGCTACACGGCCCTGCATCTGGCCGCGCTGAACAATCACGTAGAGATCGCGGAACTGCTCGTACGCATGGGCAAAGCGAACATGGACTGCCAGAACGTGAATCTGCAGACGGCGCTACATCTTGCGGTCGAGCGACAGCACGTGCAGATAGTGAAGCTGCTCGTGCGCGAGGGCGCCAATCTTAACATTCTCGACAAGGATGGGGACACACCGTTGCATGAGGCGCTGCGTCATCATACGCTGTCGCAATTGCGGCAGCTGCAAGATGTAGAAGGATTTGGGAAAATTCTAATGGGATTGAGGAAT AACACGGACAAAAAAGCGTCGGCATCGATTGCCTGTTTTCTAGCAGCGAACGGTGCAGATTTGACGGTTAAGAATCGAAAGCTGCAAACACCGTTGGATCTGTGTCCCGATCCGAATCTCTGCAAAACGTTGATCAAGTGCTATAACGAGCGTAAAACGGACGATATGGACATGATCGCGGCTAGTGGCGTTGGCGTCGGTACAAGCATGCAGCCGAATGTGATGCGAGCCGGTCTCCGAACGAATGGCGGCGAACCGACCGCTTCGACGTCCGGTTCCGGCTGCAATCCCGGCACGAGTGGTATCAGTGCGGGTGGGCTGAATCATGCCCAGATCGATGCTACCCTGCTGATGGGTTTGAGTAAAATGTCGATCCAACCGAGCGCGGCCGGTGAAGCGAATACGAATGTGAGCGTTAATCATAGTGCAAGTGGTAGTGGTGCCGTTGTCGGTGGCAGCAGTGGACCGCTGGACGAGTGTTTGCTCTGCTCGGACCAGAAGCGTGACACGGTGTTCAAACCGTGCGGGCACGTAGTGTGTTGCGAAAATTGTGGACCACGCATCAAGAAGTGTTTAATCTGTCGCGAATCGGTTCTATCGCGCGAAAAGATCGACGAGTGTCTCGTTTGCTCCGATCGGAAGGCATCGGTATTCTTTAAACCGTGCGGTCATATGGTTGCGTGTGAGCATTGTGCACCGATCATGAAGAAATGCGTCCAGTGTCGTACGCAGCTCGAACAGATGGTACCATTGTCGGTGTGCAGTGGCGGACAGGGCAGTGTGATTAACATTCAGCATCACGTGGACGATGGTAAGAAGGATCTGTTGCACAATCATAATGcttcgcagcagcagcagcagcagttgttgCAGGGCACGAACAAGGCGGGCCTTGGCGTTGCCATGAACAACACAATGTCACCGAATGCCAGCTCTATGGCGGGCGTATCAGCAGGTGTGCTAGGTAATAATGGACTGCTTGccggaggaggaggaggagcagGAGGAGCAGGAGGATGTGGTTcttccagcagcaacaacacaacGCCACTGAcaaccaccaacaacacctCGGTTGCGTCCGGTGTTGCGCCCAACAATCTCAATTTGGTGGACGACTTTCAAAAGCTACAGCAGCAACTGCAGGATATTAAGGAACAG ACGATGTGTCCGGTTTGTTTCGATCGCATCAAAAATATGGTTTTCCTGTGCGGTCATGGAACGTGTCAGATGTGCGGCGATCAGATCGACGGCTGCCCGATCTGTCGGAAGACGGTGGAGAAACGTATTCTTCTATTCTAA
- the LOC125770220 gene encoding protein 60A-like: MITFGRKSAPQFLLNIYHKFTEESNGGHTRRKRYADGSNLFTIADERAIGESDVIMSFLNKANRHLPKIRHHRGGHRLWFDTTEIGSGGDTNQLLYASLRMYKNRSTERPWDAIVRGRQIVVRASLIGGYDAIKDGHRLEYIGEQSVPYNYEGWVELNATQAMQRWVVDRVGNKGIFVEVYYAESPRKEILPDEVGLILSNRFGRYQPFLVGYCKGPELVKPTASISGGTIGGRRSKRSIRRSKGVSSGKRTERVRNPFLERFGGGTERQKSCQIQTLYVSFRDLNWQDWIIAPDGFGAFFCFGECNFPLNTHMNATNHALIQTLVHLMHPTRVPKPCCAPTKLNPISVLYHIDDANINLKKYKNMVVKNCGCL, translated from the coding sequence atgattactTTTGGTAGGAAATCAGCACCACAATTCCTGTTAAACATTTATCACAAATTTACGGAAGAATCTAATGGCGGACACACGCGTCGAAAACGGTACGCAGACGGTAGCAATCTCTTCACGATCGCCGACGAGCGAGCGATCGGTGAGAGTGACGTGATCATGTCCTTCCTAAACAAAGCTAACCGTCATCTGCCCAAGATTCGGCACCATCGTGGTGGACATCGGCTATGGTTCGACACGACAGAAATTGGTTCCGGAGGAGATACTAATCAGCTGCTGTACGCAAGTTTGCGTATGTACAAGAACCGTAGCACCGAACGGCCCTGGGATGCGATCGTTCGTGGTCGACAGATAGTGGTGCGGGCTTCACTGATAGGTGGATACGATGCGATTAAAGATGGCCATCGGTTGGAGTACATTGGTGAGCAATCGGTGCCGTACAATTATGAAGGATGGGTTGAGCTGAACGCCACGCAAGCCATGCAACGGTGGGTTGTCGATCGGGTTGGCAACAAGGGCATATTTGTGGAGGTGTACTATGCGGAGAGTCCTCGCAAAGAGATCCTACCGGACGAGGTAGGTTTGATCTTATCGAACCGTTTCGGACGCTATCAACCATTTCTCGTCGGTTACTGCAAGGGACCGGAGTTAGTGAAACCGACGGCTTCCATTTCCGGTGGCACCATTGGTGGACGACGTTCGAAGCGTAGCATCCGACGCAGTAAGGGTGTCAGTTCCGGTAAGCGTACCGAGCGCGTCCGGAACCCTTTCCTCGAGCGATTCGGCGGTGGTACGGAACGGCAAAAAAGTTGCCAAATTCAAACGCTGTACGTTAGCTTCCGGGATCTCAACTGGCAGGATTGGATCATCGCACCGGACGGGTTTGGTGCGTTCTTTTGCTTTGGTGAGTGTAACTTCCCACTAAACACGCACATGAACGCAACGAACCATGCGCTCATACAAACGCTCGTGCATCTGATGCATCCGACCCGTGTCCCGAAACCCTGCTGTGCGCCTACCAAGCTAAATCCGATCTCGGTACTGTACCACATCGACGATGCGAATATTAACttgaaaaagtacaaaaacatGGTGGTGAAAAATTGTGGCTGTttgtag